A genomic region of Mustela erminea isolate mMusErm1 chromosome 12, mMusErm1.Pri, whole genome shotgun sequence contains the following coding sequences:
- the LOC116571134 gene encoding proteasome subunit alpha type-2-like: MAERGYSFSLTTFSPSGKLVQIEYALAAVAGGAPSVGIKAANGVVLATEKKQKSILYDERSVHKVEPITKHIGLVYSGMGPDYRVLVHRARKLAQQYYLVYQKPIPTAQLVQRVASVMQEYTQSGGVCPFGVSLLICGWNEGRPYLFQSDPSGAYFAWKATAMGKNYVNGKTFLEKRYNEDLEL, from the coding sequence ATGGCGGAGCGCGGTTACAGCTTTTCGCTGACTACGTTCAGCCCATCTGGTAAACTTGTCCAGATTGAATATGCCTTGGCTGCTGTAGCTGGAGGAGCCCCTTCAGTAGGAATTAAAGCTGCAAATGGTGTGGTATTAGCaactgagaagaaacagaaatccattCTGTATGATGAGCGAAGTGTACACAAAGTGGAACCAATTACCAAGCATATTGGCCTGGTGTATAGTGGCATGGGCCCAGATTACAGAGTGCTGGTGCACAGAGCCCGGAAACTAGCTCAGCAATACTATCTCGTTTACCAAAAACCCATCCCCACAGCTCAGCTGGTGCAGAGAGTCGCTTCAGTGATGCAAGAATACACTCAGTCAGGTGGTGTCTGTCCATTTGGAGTTTCCCTACTAATTTGTGGTTGGAATGAGGGGCGACCATATTTATTTCAGTCCGATCCGTCTGGAGCTTACTTTGCCTGGAAAGCCACAGCAATGGGAAAGAACTATGTGAATGGGAAGACTTTCCTTGAGAAAAGATACAATGAAGACCTGGAACTTTAA